One segment of Marvinbryantia formatexigens DSM 14469 DNA contains the following:
- a CDS encoding GTP pyrophosphokinase, with protein sequence MEIQIWRDLLDPYDLAVRELTTKFEHLRYEYKSRGLYCPIEQVTGRVKTISSILDKMQKKQIEMAEIEERMEDIAGIRIICQFVEDIPKVVNMIRSRRDMTVKHEKDYVTHAKTSGYRSYHVIVNYGVELMSGPKTIQAEIQIRTMGMNFWSTIEHSLQYKYKQNIPDHLREKLLKSADAIVVLDSEMSSVRDEIMDAQNSMQHQTNLVAEILNNIQNLYKYANKREISKIQEEFYEVYGENDLEKLERFHRQLDLISEGYRAQELNFSGKETP encoded by the coding sequence ATGGAAATACAGATTTGGAGAGATTTGTTAGATCCATACGATTTAGCGGTAAGGGAACTGACCACAAAATTTGAACATTTACGTTATGAGTATAAATCGCGCGGGCTGTATTGCCCGATCGAACAGGTTACGGGACGGGTAAAGACGATTTCCAGCATTCTGGATAAGATGCAGAAGAAGCAGATTGAAATGGCGGAGATCGAGGAGCGGATGGAGGACATCGCCGGTATCCGCATTATCTGCCAGTTTGTGGAGGATATCCCGAAGGTGGTAAACATGATTCGCAGCCGCAGGGACATGACGGTAAAGCATGAAAAGGATTATGTCACCCACGCGAAAACGAGCGGCTACCGCAGCTATCACGTCATTGTAAATTACGGGGTGGAGCTGATGAGCGGCCCGAAAACGATACAGGCGGAGATACAGATACGCACGATGGGGATGAATTTCTGGTCCACCATCGAGCACTCCCTGCAGTACAAATATAAGCAGAATATCCCGGACCATCTGCGTGAGAAGCTGCTGAAATCGGCGGACGCTATTGTTGTGCTGGACAGTGAAATGTCCTCGGTGCGCGACGAGATCATGGACGCCCAGAATTCCATGCAGCATCAGACAAATCTGGTGGCGGAGATTTTAAACAACATACAGAATCTCTACAAGTATGCCAACAAGCGGGAAATCTCCAAAATCCAGGAGGAATTCTACGAGGTGTACGGGGAAAACGACCTGGAAAAGCTGGAGCGTTTTCACCGGCAGCTTGATCTGATTTCCGAGGGGTACCGGGCGCAGGAGCTGAATTTCTCCGGCAAAGAAACGCCCTGA
- a CDS encoding YgiQ family radical SAM protein — MNNGFLPVSRADMEAAGIQQLDFVLVTGDAYVDHPSFAHAIISRVLEANGYRVGIIAQPDWKDDKSIAILGEPRLGFLVSSGNMDSMVNHYSVSKKRRQTDAFTPGGVMGKRPDHATVVYSNLIRRTFRNTPIIIGGIEASLRRLAHYDYWSDSLKRSILLDSGADLLSYGMGERCIVEIADALAAGIAVRDITFIDGTVYKTKDISGVYDSELLYSYDELKADRLNYARSFYTQYCNTDPFSAKRLIEPYPNGVYVVQNPPQKPLTQAEMDRVYALPYQRTYHPSYEKDGGVPAIEEVKYSLISNRGCFGGCSFCALTFHQGRIIQTRSHESLLAEAEKFIYDKDFKGYIHDVGGPTANFRQPACKKQLTKGACPKKQCLFPKPCKNLIADHSDYLALLRKLRALPNVKKVFIRSGIRFDYLLADKDDTFFRELVEYHVSGQLKVAPEHVADAVLEKMGKPENEVYRRFVKKYQTLNEQCGKNQFLVPYLMSSHPGSTMKEAVELAEYLRDLGYMPEQVQDFYPTPSTISTCMYYTGVDPRTMEKVYVPVNPHEKAMQRALIQYRNPKNYELVKEALIRAGRTDLIGFDKKCLIRPRPGKDAGGPAKKASGTGKASGGRTKKKTIRNVHKKAK; from the coding sequence ATGAATAACGGATTTTTGCCGGTCTCAAGGGCGGATATGGAGGCGGCGGGGATACAGCAGCTTGATTTTGTACTTGTGACCGGGGACGCCTATGTGGACCATCCCTCCTTTGCCCATGCGATCATCAGCCGCGTGCTGGAGGCAAACGGCTACCGTGTGGGAATTATCGCGCAGCCGGACTGGAAGGATGACAAAAGCATTGCCATTCTGGGAGAGCCGCGGCTGGGCTTTCTCGTTTCCTCCGGGAATATGGATTCAATGGTCAATCACTACAGCGTGTCTAAAAAACGCAGACAGACGGATGCTTTTACGCCGGGCGGTGTGATGGGAAAGCGTCCGGACCACGCGACCGTCGTCTACAGCAATCTGATCCGCCGTACCTTCCGGAACACGCCCATTATCATCGGCGGCATCGAGGCAAGCCTGCGCAGACTGGCGCACTACGATTACTGGTCGGATTCCCTGAAACGCTCCATCCTGCTGGATTCCGGGGCGGATTTGTTGTCCTATGGGATGGGAGAGCGGTGTATCGTGGAGATTGCCGACGCGCTTGCCGCCGGGATCGCAGTGCGGGATATCACGTTCATTGACGGGACCGTCTATAAAACGAAGGATATTTCCGGCGTGTATGACAGCGAGCTGCTGTATTCCTACGACGAGCTGAAGGCGGACAGGCTCAATTATGCGAGAAGCTTTTACACGCAGTACTGCAACACGGACCCGTTCTCCGCAAAGCGTCTTATCGAGCCATACCCGAATGGCGTTTATGTGGTGCAGAATCCGCCGCAGAAGCCGCTTACGCAGGCGGAAATGGACCGGGTGTATGCGCTGCCGTATCAGAGAACGTATCATCCGTCCTATGAAAAGGACGGCGGGGTGCCGGCAATCGAGGAAGTGAAGTATTCCCTTATCAGCAACCGCGGCTGCTTCGGAGGCTGCAGCTTCTGTGCGCTGACCTTCCATCAGGGAAGAATTATCCAGACGCGCAGCCATGAATCGCTGCTCGCGGAAGCGGAAAAATTTATATACGATAAGGATTTTAAGGGATACATCCACGACGTGGGCGGACCGACCGCCAATTTCCGCCAGCCGGCATGTAAGAAGCAGCTCACAAAGGGAGCCTGCCCCAAAAAACAGTGCCTGTTCCCGAAGCCCTGCAAAAATCTGATTGCCGACCACAGCGATTACCTGGCGCTTCTCAGAAAGCTGCGCGCGCTGCCAAATGTGAAAAAGGTGTTTATCCGATCCGGCATCCGCTTTGATTATCTGCTGGCGGATAAGGACGACACGTTTTTCCGGGAGCTGGTGGAATATCACGTGAGCGGGCAGCTGAAAGTTGCACCGGAGCATGTGGCAGACGCGGTGCTTGAAAAAATGGGCAAGCCGGAAAACGAGGTCTACCGCCGGTTTGTAAAAAAATATCAGACGCTGAACGAGCAGTGCGGCAAGAATCAGTTTCTGGTGCCGTATCTGATGTCCTCGCATCCCGGCTCCACCATGAAGGAGGCGGTGGAGCTTGCCGAATATCTGCGCGACCTTGGCTATATGCCGGAGCAGGTGCAGGATTTTTACCCGACGCCCTCCACCATCTCCACCTGCATGTATTATACCGGCGTCGACCCGCGCACGATGGAAAAGGTCTATGTGCCGGTAAATCCGCACGAAAAAGCGATGCAGCGCGCGCTGATCCAGTACCGCAATCCCAAAAACTATGAGCTCGTGAAGGAGGCGCTTATCCGCGCCGGGCGGACAGACCTTATCGGCTTTGATAAGAAATGCCTGATTCGTCCGCGACCGGGAAAGGACGCCGGCGGCCCGGCAAAGAAAGCCTCCGGCACAGGAAAGGCGTCCGGCGGACGCACAAAGAAGAAAACTATCCGAAATGTACATAAGAAGGCGAAATAA
- a CDS encoding RluA family pseudouridine synthase: protein MKEIIVRENEAGQRLDKLLARYLCQAPKSFLYKMLRKKNITLNGKKASGNEITAKEDCIRIFLSDETYEKFSAGEEAPPIRHTGALTKEQIIYEDGDILVLNKPAGMLSQKSRPEDVSANEYFLSYLLETGQISAQELRTFHPSICNRLDRNTSGLLLAGKSLAGLQAMAEALKDRSLHKYYLCLVSGSLTKGARLEGFLVKDEAANKVKICATDMGDKEAKPISTQYVPLWTDGKVTLLKIWLITGRAHQIRAHLSGIGHPIIGDGKYGDRRKNVYYEKTYHLKGQLLHAFQMKMPPLTGTLSRLSGQEFIAPLPENFRKILADAGCDTADTDAWRQTEFR from the coding sequence ATGAAGGAAATTATCGTGCGGGAAAACGAAGCCGGACAGCGTCTGGACAAGCTGCTTGCCCGCTATCTTTGCCAGGCGCCGAAGAGTTTTCTGTATAAGATGCTGCGCAAGAAAAATATCACACTGAACGGGAAAAAGGCTTCCGGAAATGAAATCACGGCAAAGGAGGACTGCATCCGCATTTTCCTGTCGGATGAGACGTATGAAAAGTTCTCCGCCGGGGAAGAGGCGCCGCCCATCAGACATACCGGAGCGCTGACAAAGGAGCAGATTATCTATGAAGATGGCGATATTCTGGTCTTAAACAAGCCGGCAGGAATGCTCTCGCAGAAGAGCCGCCCGGAGGATGTGTCTGCGAACGAATATTTTCTATCTTATCTGCTGGAGACGGGACAGATTTCGGCGCAGGAGCTAAGGACCTTCCACCCGTCCATCTGCAACCGTCTGGACCGCAATACGAGCGGTCTTTTACTTGCGGGCAAAAGCCTTGCCGGTCTGCAGGCGATGGCGGAGGCGCTGAAGGACCGCAGTCTGCACAAGTATTATCTCTGTCTTGTGTCCGGTTCTCTTACAAAGGGAGCGCGCCTGGAGGGATTTCTTGTGAAGGATGAGGCGGCAAATAAGGTGAAAATCTGTGCGACCGATATGGGAGATAAGGAAGCAAAGCCGATTTCCACACAGTATGTGCCGCTCTGGACGGATGGAAAAGTGACGCTTCTGAAAATCTGGCTGATTACCGGGCGGGCGCATCAGATTCGCGCGCATCTGTCCGGCATCGGTCATCCCATTATCGGGGACGGGAAGTACGGTGACCGCAGGAAAAATGTATATTATGAGAAAACATATCATTTAAAGGGGCAGCTTCTGCATGCTTTCCAGATGAAAATGCCGCCGCTGACGGGCACGCTTTCGCGGCTTTCCGGGCAGGAATTTATTGCGCCTCTGCCGGAAAATTTCCGGAAAATACTGGCGGACGCCGGCTGCGATACCGCGGATACAGACGCCTGGCGGCAGACAGAATTCCGATAA
- a CDS encoding RsmB/NOP family class I SAM-dependent RNA methyltransferase — protein MEIQREQNRKTELPENFRENMKRLLKEAYPEYLESLSQTPVQGIRVNTGKISTEHFLEICPFPVMPVPWTRNGFYVSMHTTETSDGRFLDAMHTTETSNGRFLVTKDAQVTRHPYYYAGLYYVQEPSAMLPAALLEAEPGERILDLCAAPGGKATELGSRLAGEGVLVANDISASRAKALLKNLEQHGVGNVLVCSEAPQKLQKIYPAYFDRILVDAPCSGEGMLRREPSMKKAYEAHGPAYYAPLQREIVEAAAAMLRPGGRMVYSTCTFSEQENEETVLALLADHPELRLVKTEVPGGEDIPEMLAGCVRLYPHRVKGEGHFAAVLEKLSGNTPDNADREEAFNSMRAIHERKGAGNTAVFSKEKTSGGTPGLKAPAQWQEFSGRYLKKEFAGWRFLSIKERLYALPPQADVDRRLRYLRTGLFLGECRQHGFEPSQALAMYLKQREVKNSISFAAEDTRTVRYLKGETVSLTAEEAAEADSGWILVCTDGFPLGWAKHSGGTLKNKYYAGWRMN, from the coding sequence ATGGAAATACAGAGGGAACAGAACAGAAAAACAGAGCTGCCGGAAAATTTCCGGGAAAATATGAAACGCCTGCTGAAAGAAGCGTATCCGGAATATCTGGAGAGCCTTTCACAGACGCCTGTGCAGGGAATCCGGGTGAATACCGGAAAGATTTCCACAGAGCACTTTCTGGAAATCTGCCCGTTTCCGGTTATGCCGGTTCCCTGGACCAGGAACGGCTTTTATGTTTCCATGCATACGACAGAAACGTCCGATGGACGTTTTTTAGATGCTATGCATACGACGGAAACGTCCAATGGACGTTTCTTAGTAACGAAAGATGCGCAGGTGACCAGGCATCCCTATTACTATGCGGGGCTGTACTATGTGCAGGAGCCGAGCGCCATGCTTCCGGCGGCACTGCTGGAAGCAGAGCCGGGAGAGCGGATACTGGATTTATGTGCGGCGCCCGGCGGAAAAGCGACGGAGCTCGGAAGCCGTCTGGCGGGAGAGGGCGTGCTGGTTGCCAATGACATCAGCGCGTCCCGCGCGAAGGCGCTTTTAAAAAATCTGGAGCAGCATGGCGTCGGAAATGTGCTTGTGTGCAGTGAGGCGCCACAAAAACTGCAGAAGATTTATCCGGCGTATTTTGACAGGATTCTGGTGGATGCCCCCTGCTCCGGGGAAGGGATGCTGCGCAGGGAGCCCTCCATGAAAAAAGCTTACGAAGCGCACGGACCGGCATATTATGCGCCGCTGCAGCGGGAAATTGTGGAGGCTGCGGCGGCGATGCTGCGGCCGGGCGGCAGGATGGTGTATTCCACCTGCACCTTTTCGGAGCAGGAAAATGAAGAGACGGTCCTGGCGCTGCTGGCGGACCATCCCGAATTGCGTCTGGTAAAAACAGAGGTTCCCGGAGGAGAGGACATCCCGGAAATGCTGGCGGGCTGCGTGCGCCTCTATCCGCACCGTGTGAAGGGCGAGGGACATTTCGCCGCGGTGCTTGAGAAGCTGTCAGGCAATACCCCGGACAACGCGGACAGGGAAGAAGCTTTTAACAGTATGAGGGCAATCCATGAGAGAAAAGGCGCCGGGAATACGGCGGTATTTTCCAAAGAAAAAACTTCCGGCGGGACGCCCGGTTTAAAGGCGCCCGCGCAGTGGCAGGAATTTTCCGGGCGTTATCTGAAAAAGGAGTTTGCCGGCTGGCGGTTCCTTTCTATAAAGGAGCGGTTATATGCGCTGCCGCCGCAGGCGGACGTCGACCGGAGGCTCCGCTATCTGCGCACCGGACTGTTTCTGGGAGAATGCCGTCAGCACGGTTTTGAGCCGTCGCAGGCGCTCGCCATGTATCTGAAACAGCGGGAAGTGAAAAACAGCATTTCTTTTGCGGCGGAGGATACGCGCACTGTGCGTTATCTGAAGGGTGAGACGGTTTCGCTGACAGCGGAGGAAGCCGCAGAGGCGGACAGCGGCTGGATACTGGTGTGCACGGACGGATTTCCGCTCGGCTGGGCAAAGCACAGCGGCGGCACGCTGAAAAACAAATACTATGCCGGCTGGCGGATGAATTAG
- a CDS encoding pseudouridine synthase: METIRLDKLLAATGAGTRSEVKNAIRKGRVTVNGAVCKSADSKVDADKDVICLDGAPVVYTRYEYHMLYKPAGCVTAVRDARYPTVMDYISSARKKDLFPVGRLDLDTEGLLLITNDGELAHRLLAPGWHVDKTYYARVQGEVTAEDIRRFQEGIDIGEKRPTMPAELEILAAGQESEVRVTIHEGKYHQVKRMFAAIGKPVLYLKRLRMGSLTLDENLQAGGSRLLTQEETEALHSLAASDIRKGEAHE, translated from the coding sequence ATGGAAACAATCAGACTGGATAAGCTGCTGGCGGCAACCGGCGCCGGTACGCGCAGCGAAGTAAAAAATGCCATCCGCAAAGGGCGGGTGACGGTAAACGGCGCTGTCTGTAAGAGTGCAGACAGTAAGGTGGATGCTGATAAGGACGTTATCTGTCTGGACGGAGCGCCGGTGGTTTATACAAGATACGAATATCATATGCTGTATAAGCCGGCAGGCTGTGTGACAGCGGTGCGGGATGCGCGCTATCCGACAGTGATGGATTATATTTCTTCGGCACGGAAAAAGGATCTGTTTCCGGTCGGGCGGCTTGATCTGGATACGGAAGGGCTTCTGCTCATCACAAACGACGGTGAACTTGCGCACCGGCTGCTGGCACCCGGATGGCATGTGGACAAGACGTATTATGCGCGCGTGCAGGGAGAGGTGACGGCGGAGGATATCCGTCGGTTTCAGGAGGGAATCGATATCGGGGAAAAACGCCCGACGATGCCCGCTGAACTGGAAATACTCGCTGCCGGACAGGAATCGGAGGTGCGCGTGACCATCCATGAGGGCAAGTATCACCAGGTGAAGCGGATGTTTGCGGCAATCGGAAAGCCGGTGCTTTATCTGAAGCGCCTGCGCATGGGAAGCCTGACGCTTGATGAAAATCTGCAGGCGGGCGGAAGCCGTCTGCTCACGCAGGAAGAAACAGAAGCGCTGCACAGCCTGGCAGCTTCGGATATACGGAAAGGGGAGGCACATGAATAA